DNA from Agathobaculum sp. NTUH-O15-33:
AGATCGTCAAACTTGTAGTAGTGGGAAACCAGACCCTTGAAGTCGTACTTATCCTTGATCTTGGACATGAAGCGGATCGTGCGCGGGAACCAGTTGGTCGTGCCGCCGGAGCCCGAGATGTGCAGGGTCTTCCAGATGGTCTTGCCGATCTCGACCGGAACCTTGCGGCCGATGGAGTGGCCGACAACGCCTACGCGGGCGGAGTGACCGGCAATATCGAACAGGGACGCGATGCCGATGTCGTTGCCCGAGCACTCGATGACAACGGACGGGCCGCGACCACCGGTCAGGCGCTTGAGCTCAGCTTCGAGCGCGCCCGGCTCCTTGAACTGGGAGGGGTCTACGGTCAGGGTCGCGCCATACTTCATGGCGTTCTGACGGCGGGACTCTACCGGATCGATCACGATAACGGTCGCGCCGGAGGTAGCCGCTACCATCGCGGCAGAGCAGCCGATCGGGCCGCCGCCGATGATTGCAACATCATCCGAAGCGTCGGGATCACAGTGGTTGCCCCAAATGCCCCAGTAAGCAACGTTGAAGTTCTCAACAAAGATGCCGATTTCGTCAGACCAATCGTCCGGGATCACGTGGGTGTAAGCTTCCTCGAGGATCATGTATTCGCCAAAGCCGCCGGGCGAGTCGGGACGGAAGCCGACTTCACGCATGTTCAGGCACGCGGAGGACATTTTGCCGTCCTTGCAGTTTGCACACTCATGGCAGGGCAGCACGCAGTCGCCAACGACCTTGTCGCCAACCTTAACGGAGGAAACGCCGGAGCCGATCTCAGCCGCGACGCCCACCCATTCGTGGCCGGGGGTGTAGGGGCCCAGATCGTAACGGCCTTCGGCCGATTCGCCTTCAAAGCACTCTACGTCGGACTTGCAGATACCGCAGGCCTTCAGCTTGATCAGGATCTGGTTGGGCTTCAGCG
Protein-coding regions in this window:
- a CDS encoding zinc-dependent alcohol dehydrogenase — encoded protein: MNRPNKCKAAFMHGPFDLRIEELELPPLKPNQILIKLKACGICKSDVECFEGESAEGRYDLGPYTPGHEWVGVAAEIGSGVSSVKVGDKVVGDCVLPCHECANCKDGKMSSACLNMREVGFRPDSPGGFGEYMILEEAYTHVIPDDWSDEIGIFVENFNVAYWGIWGNHCDPDASDDVAIIGGGPIGCSAAMVAATSGATVIVIDPVESRRQNAMKYGATLTVDPSQFKEPGALEAELKRLTGGRGPSVVIECSGNDIGIASLFDIAGHSARVGVVGHSIGRKVPVEIGKTIWKTLHISGSGGTTNWFPRTIRFMSKIKDKYDFKGLVSHYYKFDDLDEAMKMAQNQEVARKVMLTFDD